One Actinospica robiniae DSM 44927 genomic region harbors:
- a CDS encoding class I SAM-dependent methyltransferase: MQTPEGARTRAPGSGPGPITPDGCAVDLYAAVPARGEPELIHASVPAHAAVLELGCGTGRISTPLARLGHRVVGVDESAEMLARCVGITTVRSGIQSLRLPERFPVVVLPSHLVNSSDVELRDAFLRTCREHVESSGMVLIQRHRRGWIAEAADSAHDDGTLRSSLRVLGRPAPGLLHGSMTYELGDSLWKHEFTARDLLDEDLPDVLAAADLRLDRILTDDGSWFVAVPTA, translated from the coding sequence ATGCAGACACCCGAAGGCGCCCGTACCCGCGCACCGGGCTCCGGGCCCGGCCCGATCACGCCCGACGGCTGCGCGGTCGACCTCTATGCCGCCGTGCCGGCCCGCGGTGAACCAGAACTCATCCACGCCTCGGTACCGGCGCACGCTGCGGTCTTGGAGCTTGGTTGCGGCACAGGCCGGATCAGCACCCCGCTCGCACGGCTCGGGCACCGGGTCGTGGGGGTGGACGAGTCGGCCGAGATGCTCGCGCGCTGCGTCGGAATCACCACCGTGCGCTCCGGGATCCAGTCGCTGCGGCTGCCCGAGCGCTTCCCGGTCGTCGTGTTGCCCTCGCATCTGGTCAACTCCTCGGACGTCGAACTGCGCGACGCGTTCCTGCGCACCTGCCGCGAGCACGTCGAGAGCTCCGGCATGGTTCTGATTCAGCGCCATCGGCGCGGCTGGATCGCCGAGGCCGCCGACTCCGCCCACGACGACGGCACCCTGCGCAGCAGCCTCCGCGTGCTCGGCCGTCCCGCGCCGGGCCTGCTGCACGGAAGCATGACCTATGAACTCGGGGATTCCTTGTGGAAACACGAATTCACGGCCCGCGACCTGCTCGACGAGGATCTGCCGGACGTGCTCGCCGCGGCGGATCTGCGGCTCGATCGGATACTGACGGACGACGGCTCGTGGTTCGTCGCAGTGCCCACGGCATAG
- a CDS encoding cellulose binding domain-containing protein, with translation MGQHASSAPADPSRGSRPRAPRFSRRVKLTAIGTGATLVAAGAGVALATGANAAVPAAAFAETSTWDGGYTGQYTITNTTSSAISNWTVVFGLPAGSSVDSLWNGTETASGQTYTVANASWNGTLAAGASTTFGFTVNGTGEPSSCTINGSACSGSTTTTPSVPASVPASASAKPSASASASASAKPSASASATATSTGGSGSGGYGRFSPYADLSLYPLYNLSGAAATEGTKYFNLAFITSGTTACTPEWGGVTALNDSSIASDISGLRAAGGDVRVSFGGEAGTELAQSCTSASTLAAAYQSVIKQYSLTEIDFDVEGAAVTDTASINRRNQAIATLESEDPGLQVSYTLPVLPSGLTSDGVAVLSNAKADGASIAAVNVMAMDYGSSFPGDMATLAEQAATATMQQVQSVWTGLTTAQAYAKIAVTPMIGVNDVSTETFTVADASALASWAKSNGLAWLAMWSATRDSECSGGAQTFAEATCSSVVQSAGAFGQGLSAY, from the coding sequence ATGGGCCAGCACGCCTCGTCAGCCCCCGCAGACCCTTCGCGCGGCTCCCGCCCGCGCGCCCCGCGCTTCTCCCGTCGCGTGAAGCTCACCGCGATCGGCACCGGGGCCACCCTCGTCGCGGCCGGCGCCGGAGTGGCCCTGGCCACCGGCGCCAACGCGGCCGTGCCCGCCGCCGCGTTCGCCGAGACCAGCACCTGGGACGGCGGCTACACCGGCCAGTACACGATCACCAACACCACTTCGAGCGCGATCAGCAACTGGACCGTGGTCTTCGGCCTGCCCGCCGGCTCGAGTGTGGACAGCCTGTGGAACGGCACTGAGACGGCCAGTGGCCAGACCTACACCGTCGCCAACGCGAGCTGGAACGGCACCCTGGCCGCCGGCGCCAGCACCACCTTCGGCTTCACGGTCAACGGCACCGGCGAGCCGTCCAGCTGCACGATCAACGGCAGCGCCTGTTCGGGCTCGACCACGACCACGCCGTCGGTCCCGGCCTCGGTTCCGGCGAGCGCGTCGGCGAAGCCGTCCGCGTCCGCCAGCGCGTCGGCCTCGGCGAAGCCGTCCGCGAGCGCCTCGGCCACCGCGACCTCCACCGGCGGCTCCGGATCCGGCGGCTACGGCAGGTTCTCCCCGTACGCCGACCTCTCCCTCTACCCGCTCTACAACCTGAGCGGCGCGGCCGCGACCGAGGGCACGAAGTACTTCAACCTGGCCTTCATCACCAGCGGCACGACCGCGTGCACGCCGGAATGGGGCGGAGTCACCGCGCTCAACGACTCGTCCATCGCGTCCGACATCTCGGGCCTGCGTGCGGCCGGCGGTGACGTGCGCGTCTCCTTCGGCGGTGAAGCAGGCACCGAACTCGCCCAGAGCTGCACCTCGGCGAGCACGCTGGCCGCGGCGTACCAGTCCGTGATCAAGCAGTATTCGCTCACTGAGATCGACTTCGACGTCGAGGGCGCGGCCGTCACCGACACCGCCTCGATCAACCGGCGCAACCAGGCGATCGCCACCCTCGAGTCCGAGGACCCGGGCCTGCAGGTCTCCTACACCCTGCCGGTGCTGCCCTCCGGCCTCACCAGCGACGGCGTCGCCGTGCTTTCCAACGCCAAGGCCGACGGCGCGTCGATCGCCGCGGTGAACGTGATGGCGATGGATTACGGCAGCTCTTTCCCCGGCGACATGGCCACGCTGGCGGAGCAGGCCGCGACCGCGACCATGCAGCAGGTGCAGTCGGTCTGGACCGGCCTGACCACCGCTCAGGCCTACGCGAAGATCGCCGTCACCCCGATGATCGGCGTCAACGACGTGAGCACCGAGACCTTCACCGTGGCCGACGCGAGCGCGCTGGCCTCCTGGGCCAAGAGCAACGGCCTCGCCTGGCTCGCGATGTGGTCCGCCACCCGCGACAGCGAGTGCTCCGGCGGCGCGCAGACCTTCGCCGAGGCGACCTGTTCGTCCGTGGTCCAGTCCGCCGGCGCCTTCGGGCAGGGCCTGAGCGCTTACTAG
- a CDS encoding response regulator transcription factor, protein MARVLLVEDDPDIRTTVIRQLSEFGHSVRSAGTALTALREATRDPGDVIVLDLGLPDLDGSEALKMLRAVTRTPVIIATARDDEAEIIRLLHAGADDYLVKPYSSAHLAARIAAVLRRSGIGAQPTALKVGGLEIDPRRRQATLDGARLDLSRREFDLLAYLAARPGEVVTRRELLSEVWQLPYGDDQTIDVHLSWLRRKLGERASRPRYLHTVRGVGVRLMEPADPVPPESSP, encoded by the coding sequence ATGGCTCGCGTACTGCTTGTCGAAGACGATCCGGATATTCGCACCACCGTGATACGCCAATTGTCCGAGTTCGGACACAGCGTGCGCAGCGCGGGCACCGCGCTGACCGCGCTGCGCGAGGCCACTCGCGACCCGGGCGACGTGATCGTGCTCGACCTCGGCCTGCCGGACCTCGACGGGTCCGAGGCGCTCAAGATGCTGCGCGCGGTCACCCGCACCCCGGTGATCATCGCCACCGCCCGGGACGACGAGGCCGAGATCATCCGGCTGCTGCACGCGGGCGCGGACGACTACCTGGTCAAGCCGTACTCCTCGGCCCACCTCGCGGCCCGGATCGCGGCCGTGCTGCGGCGATCCGGGATCGGCGCGCAGCCGACCGCGCTGAAGGTGGGCGGGCTGGAGATCGACCCGCGGCGGCGCCAGGCCACCCTGGACGGGGCCCGGCTGGACCTGAGCCGGCGTGAATTCGACCTGCTGGCCTACCTCGCGGCCCGGCCCGGCGAGGTGGTCACCCGGCGCGAGCTGCTCTCCGAGGTGTGGCAGCTGCCCTACGGCGACGACCAGACCATCGACGTGCACCTGTCCTGGCTGCGCCGCAAGCTCGGCGAGCGGGCGAGCCGGCCGCGCTATCTGCACACGGTGCGCGGCGTCGGGGTGCGGCTGATGGAGCCCGCCGATCCCGTGCCTCCCGAGTCCTCGCCGTGA
- a CDS encoding sensor histidine kinase codes for MRWSLARVAFAVTSMIALAFLIPLGVAMEHIAQENARHQAEAQITALEPLLAVTTDQARLDDALATLSGGQIVGIVLPGGAVLGTNHAAASQLTEAVAQRRATSLAVAGGQELVQPEQLSSGMALIEVYLADSASEHGLVRAWATLSAVAALLVLGSTVVADRLATRVVGASRHLADASRRLGEGETGVRVVAGGPRELAEAGEAFNAMADRVVQLIAAEREMVADLSHRLRTPLTALRLNAAGLGDSQAARQTQESVARLEQEVDRIIRAARAGKEGSAAPLAGAVCEVTAVARERIAFWSALAEDEDRPWRFFGPTSGVPDGSGTVRTEQRTDVVAISAQELSAALDTLLGNIFRHTPEGTGFQVTVHTGEGSVAVLIDDSGPGLAVPDGLALQRGAGTGGDGSTGLGLDIVRKLAERVGGALSTGRSPLGGLQVHVSLPTLASRQPQPKAPFKARVPRARRAGRGDG; via the coding sequence ATGCGCTGGTCCCTGGCCCGCGTCGCCTTCGCCGTCACCAGCATGATCGCGCTGGCCTTCCTGATCCCGCTGGGCGTCGCGATGGAGCACATCGCGCAGGAGAACGCCCGGCACCAGGCCGAGGCCCAGATCACCGCCCTCGAACCCTTGCTCGCGGTGACGACGGATCAGGCCCGGCTCGACGACGCGCTCGCCACCCTCAGCGGCGGCCAGATCGTCGGCATCGTGCTGCCGGGCGGGGCCGTGCTGGGCACGAATCATGCCGCGGCCTCGCAGCTCACCGAAGCCGTCGCACAACGCCGCGCAACCTCGTTGGCCGTCGCGGGCGGGCAGGAGCTCGTACAGCCCGAGCAGCTGAGCTCTGGCATGGCTTTGATCGAGGTCTATCTCGCCGATTCGGCCAGCGAGCACGGCCTGGTCCGGGCCTGGGCGACGCTGAGCGCGGTGGCGGCGCTGCTGGTGCTCGGTTCGACCGTCGTGGCCGACCGTCTGGCCACCCGCGTCGTGGGCGCCTCGCGGCACCTGGCCGACGCTTCCCGGCGGCTGGGCGAAGGCGAGACCGGCGTGCGGGTGGTGGCCGGCGGCCCGCGCGAGTTGGCGGAGGCCGGCGAAGCGTTCAACGCGATGGCCGACCGGGTCGTGCAGCTGATAGCGGCGGAACGCGAGATGGTCGCCGACCTCTCGCACCGGCTGCGCACGCCGCTGACCGCGCTGCGGCTGAACGCGGCCGGACTCGGCGACAGCCAGGCCGCCCGGCAGACCCAGGAGTCCGTCGCCCGGCTCGAGCAGGAAGTGGACCGGATCATCCGGGCCGCGCGGGCCGGCAAGGAGGGCAGCGCCGCACCGCTGGCCGGCGCGGTGTGCGAGGTCACGGCCGTGGCCCGGGAACGGATCGCGTTCTGGTCCGCGCTGGCCGAGGACGAGGACCGGCCCTGGCGCTTCTTCGGTCCTACCTCCGGCGTGCCGGACGGCTCCGGCACGGTCCGCACGGAGCAGCGCACCGACGTGGTGGCGATCTCGGCGCAGGAGCTCAGCGCGGCGCTGGACACCTTGCTGGGCAACATCTTCCGGCACACGCCGGAGGGCACCGGCTTCCAGGTGACCGTGCACACCGGCGAGGGCAGCGTCGCAGTGCTGATCGACGACTCCGGGCCCGGCCTGGCCGTGCCGGACGGCCTGGCCCTGCAGCGCGGCGCGGGCACCGGCGGCGACGGCTCGACCGGGCTGGGCCTGGACATCGTGCGCAAGCTGGCCGAGCGGGTCGGCGGCGCGCTCTCGACCGGCCGCTCGCCCTTGGGCGGCCTGCAGGTGCACGTGAGCCTGCCGACCCTGGCGTCGCGTCAGCCGCAGCCCAAGGCGCCGTTCAAAGCGCGTGTGCCACGAGCGCGACGTGCCGGCCGAGGTGACGGGTGA
- a CDS encoding THUMP-like domain-containing protein → MCRVDLTEFDCLLTERGRALLAELAAGSDSADPLAAATALRARYPAELVSAALTQDRLRRRARAKFGEQAADLYFTEAGYEQSTRRQVARLRAERFTAAGVRRVADLCCGIGGDALAFAAAGIDVLAVDRDPLTCAVARANAAALGLAERVEVVCADVAEVSLDGCDAVFLDPARRAERGRVFDPAAYSPPWSFAVGLAERVPAAGFKVAPGIPHGALPAEAEAEWVSDGGDVKEAGIYFGPLRTASRRATLLPGPHSLAAGSADPSESAIPHDPAPGEIGPYLYEPDGAVIRARLLGDLADLLDARTLDPTIAYLTSDKHTDTPYAAGYEITDVLPFNVKKLRAFVAERGYGTLTIKKRGADIDPEALRRQLKLGGPKTNAATLIVTRHLGRHVALVAHAL, encoded by the coding sequence ATATGTCGCGTGGATCTCACTGAATTCGACTGCTTGCTCACGGAGCGTGGCCGGGCGTTGCTCGCCGAACTCGCGGCCGGATCGGATTCGGCGGATCCGCTGGCCGCCGCGACGGCGCTGCGCGCCCGCTACCCCGCCGAACTGGTCTCCGCGGCGCTGACCCAGGACCGGCTGCGCCGCCGGGCCCGGGCGAAGTTCGGCGAGCAGGCCGCGGACCTGTACTTCACCGAGGCCGGCTACGAGCAGTCCACCCGTCGTCAGGTGGCCCGGCTGCGGGCTGAAAGATTCACGGCCGCCGGCGTACGCCGCGTCGCCGACCTGTGCTGCGGGATCGGCGGGGACGCGCTCGCCTTCGCCGCGGCCGGGATCGACGTGCTCGCCGTCGACCGCGATCCGCTCACCTGTGCCGTGGCGCGGGCCAACGCCGCGGCCCTCGGTCTGGCCGAGCGGGTGGAGGTGGTCTGCGCCGACGTCGCCGAGGTGTCGCTGGACGGCTGCGACGCGGTCTTCCTCGACCCGGCCCGCCGCGCCGAACGCGGCCGGGTGTTCGATCCGGCCGCCTACTCGCCGCCGTGGTCCTTCGCGGTCGGGCTGGCCGAGCGGGTGCCCGCGGCGGGCTTCAAGGTCGCGCCCGGCATCCCGCACGGCGCCCTGCCCGCGGAGGCCGAGGCGGAGTGGGTCTCGGACGGCGGCGACGTCAAGGAGGCGGGGATCTACTTCGGCCCGCTGCGCACCGCCTCCCGCCGGGCCACGCTGCTGCCCGGCCCGCACAGCCTCGCCGCGGGCTCGGCCGACCCCTCCGAATCCGCCATCCCCCACGACCCGGCCCCCGGCGAGATCGGGCCCTACCTGTACGAGCCGGACGGCGCCGTCATCCGTGCCCGCCTGCTCGGCGACCTCGCCGATCTGCTCGACGCCCGCACGCTCGACCCGACCATCGCGTATCTGACCTCGGATAAGCACACGGACACGCCCTACGCCGCCGGCTACGAGATCACCGATGTGCTGCCGTTCAACGTGAAGAAACTGCGCGCCTTCGTCGCCGAACGCGGTTACGGCACGCTGACCATTAAGAAGCGCGGTGCCGATATCGACCCCGAGGCGCTACGCCGTCAACTCAAGCTGGGCGGGCCCAAGACCAACGCCGCCACGCTGATCGTCACCCGTCACCTCGGCCGGCACGTCGCGCTCGTGGCACACGCGCTTTGA
- a CDS encoding DUF2079 domain-containing protein, producing MRFPRIGSDRSQSPNRSVYGPWLLALALFLVYGTDSLARYYRMAPGSYDLGIFVEAVKQYGHFHAPIVDVMGQNFNLLGDHFHPILAVLGPIFLVFPSPLTLLIAQAALFSVAAVPLVWLGRSRLGQGGAYAVGVAYGLSFGIAQAVDFDFHEIAFAVPLLAFALWAMLEDRDAVLISCCFLALLCKEDIGLTFVLPIGIAVMLRGRLVLGAVVSAMGTAGSLIAIYWLIPMFNPQHIYTYWSKNGCLGAHGAAATGAAPATPGSDPITCLLSSAQSNAGTKLELVFLLLAVTAFCALRSPLGLLAVPNLALRFISTDSSFWGTGYHYNAVLMPVLCVAAIDAMDRARRAKAAVPLEADPAAAEAEAEPEVVATEAPEESAEPFTPTSEPVRGEPYAPGAIRRWGAGASGAMGRHGAVAMLAASLAMVPQFAFNQFFNPGTFTFDARTDALRQAVAMVPSGVTVEATINVLAPLAARDDAYWVGNSNPAPQYVVLDAVVSGFPGTISDPVQWVDGRHTGSSYEIIWSNPYGIYVLKQMS from the coding sequence GTGCGTTTCCCACGAATAGGTTCAGACCGGTCGCAATCTCCGAATCGGTCGGTCTACGGCCCCTGGCTGCTGGCTCTCGCGCTCTTCCTGGTCTACGGCACCGACTCGCTGGCCCGGTACTACCGGATGGCGCCCGGATCCTACGACCTCGGCATCTTCGTCGAGGCGGTCAAGCAGTACGGGCACTTCCACGCGCCGATCGTGGACGTCATGGGGCAGAACTTCAATCTGCTCGGGGACCACTTCCATCCGATCCTGGCCGTGCTCGGGCCGATCTTCCTGGTCTTCCCGAGCCCGCTGACGCTGCTGATCGCGCAGGCCGCGCTGTTCTCCGTCGCGGCGGTGCCGCTGGTGTGGCTGGGCCGTTCCCGGCTGGGCCAGGGCGGGGCCTACGCCGTGGGCGTGGCCTACGGGCTGAGCTTCGGGATCGCGCAGGCGGTGGACTTCGACTTCCACGAGATCGCCTTCGCCGTACCCCTGCTCGCCTTCGCGCTGTGGGCGATGCTCGAGGACCGCGACGCGGTGCTGATCTCCTGCTGCTTCCTGGCGCTGCTGTGCAAGGAGGACATCGGGCTGACCTTCGTGCTGCCGATCGGCATCGCGGTGATGCTGCGCGGCCGGCTGGTGCTCGGCGCGGTGGTCTCGGCGATGGGCACGGCCGGATCGCTGATCGCGATCTACTGGCTGATCCCGATGTTCAACCCGCAGCACATCTACACGTACTGGAGCAAGAACGGCTGCCTCGGCGCGCACGGGGCCGCCGCGACCGGCGCCGCACCCGCCACCCCCGGCTCCGACCCGATCACCTGCCTGCTCAGCTCCGCCCAGTCGAACGCCGGAACCAAGCTGGAGCTGGTTTTCCTGCTGCTCGCGGTGACGGCGTTCTGCGCGCTGCGTTCGCCGCTGGGGCTGCTCGCGGTGCCGAACCTGGCGCTGCGCTTCATCTCCACCGACTCGAGCTTCTGGGGCACCGGCTACCACTACAACGCCGTGCTGATGCCGGTCCTGTGCGTGGCCGCGATCGACGCGATGGACCGGGCCCGGCGGGCCAAGGCCGCGGTGCCGCTCGAAGCGGACCCGGCCGCGGCCGAAGCGGAGGCCGAACCGGAGGTCGTCGCCACCGAAGCGCCGGAGGAATCGGCCGAGCCGTTCACTCCGACGAGTGAACCGGTGCGCGGCGAGCCATACGCGCCGGGTGCGATCCGGCGCTGGGGCGCGGGCGCGAGCGGCGCGATGGGCCGGCACGGCGCGGTGGCGATGCTCGCGGCGAGCCTGGCCATGGTCCCGCAGTTCGCGTTCAACCAGTTCTTCAACCCGGGCACCTTCACCTTCGACGCCCGCACCGACGCGCTGCGCCAGGCCGTGGCGATGGTGCCGAGCGGCGTCACCGTGGAGGCCACGATCAACGTGCTGGCCCCGCTGGCCGCCCGGGACGACGCGTACTGGGTCGGCAACTCCAACCCGGCGCCGCAGTACGTGGTGCTCGACGCGGTGGTCTCCGGCTTCCCCGGCACCATCTCGGATCCGGTGCAGTGGGTGGACGGCCGGCACACCGGCAGCAGCTACGAGATCATCTGGAGCAACCCGTACGGGATCTACGTGCTCAAGCAGATGAGTTGA
- a CDS encoding OsmC family peroxiredoxin — MATTRKASAHWEGSLMEGKGRVAFDSSHAGEFDVNWAARSAEPNGVTSPEELIGAAHSTCYSMALSHALAQNGTPPTTVDTAAEVDFQPGTGITAIRLSVRAAVPGLTEDQFVDFAVAAKEGCPVSQALKAVPITLSTEFVA, encoded by the coding sequence ATGGCCACGACACGCAAGGCCTCGGCCCACTGGGAAGGCAGCCTGATGGAGGGCAAGGGCCGGGTCGCCTTCGACTCGTCCCACGCCGGCGAATTCGACGTCAACTGGGCCGCGCGCTCGGCCGAGCCCAACGGCGTCACCTCGCCGGAGGAGCTGATCGGCGCGGCCCACTCGACCTGCTACTCCATGGCGCTCTCGCACGCGCTGGCGCAGAACGGCACCCCGCCCACCACGGTCGACACCGCCGCCGAGGTCGACTTCCAGCCGGGCACCGGGATCACCGCGATCCGGCTGTCGGTGCGGGCCGCGGTGCCCGGGCTGACCGAGGACCAGTTCGTGGACTTCGCCGTCGCGGCCAAGGAGGGCTGCCCGGTCTCCCAGGCGCTCAAGGCCGTGCCGATCACGCTGAGTACCGAGTTCGTAGCCTGA
- a CDS encoding ferredoxin reductase family protein, with product MIRRIEPADAETTGSIYPFVRTFPNPHTKSVRDARPMLSRLALSTLLLILAVGGAVELLTLWWMQTPPSRVANLSEELIMGAQLTGLIGGYLLLIEVTLMARIPWLEHRIGSWLASLHRYLGGYLFLLLTMHVVLVLAGYSLSLGAPVNAVLVGVLQTYPDVLFATIAYLLLLCLGLSSARKIRRKLGYERWHMIHLIAYPAGVLAYGHEIAMGAQFTRNTAARYTWTALSVAVALAVLNHRLYIPIRRHLKHRLHISHIVAEAPDTFSIYIKGKRIDDLNAVGGQYFRWRFMARGVWYQSHPFSLSAHPTDDTLRLTIKGVGAYTRRLKRRLRPGQRVFADGPYGAFTAVLRRRKRVLLLGGGVGVTPLRAIAETLEGNERDVIFAQRASSEHELLMADELWRMQRQGKLTFLPILGKRGKDPKEDPMHPQQLLWRIPDLREREVFICGSPGMVGASIRNLRKAGVKRRYIHSELFDF from the coding sequence GTGATACGACGGATCGAGCCGGCGGATGCGGAAACCACCGGCTCGATCTACCCGTTCGTACGCACCTTCCCCAATCCGCATACCAAGTCCGTGCGCGACGCCCGGCCGATGCTCTCTCGGCTGGCCTTGAGCACGCTGCTGCTGATCCTCGCCGTCGGCGGCGCCGTCGAGCTGCTGACGCTGTGGTGGATGCAGACCCCGCCCTCACGGGTGGCCAATCTGTCCGAAGAACTGATCATGGGCGCGCAGCTGACCGGCCTGATCGGCGGCTACCTGCTGCTGATCGAAGTCACGCTGATGGCGCGGATACCCTGGCTCGAGCACCGGATCGGCTCGTGGCTCGCGTCGCTGCACCGGTACCTCGGCGGGTACCTGTTCCTGCTGCTCACCATGCACGTGGTGCTGGTGCTGGCCGGCTACAGCCTGAGCCTCGGCGCCCCGGTCAACGCCGTGCTCGTGGGCGTGCTCCAGACCTACCCCGACGTGCTCTTCGCGACCATCGCCTACCTGCTGCTGCTGTGCCTGGGCCTGAGCTCTGCCCGCAAGATCCGGCGCAAGCTCGGCTATGAGCGCTGGCACATGATCCACCTGATCGCCTACCCGGCCGGCGTGCTCGCCTACGGGCACGAGATCGCCATGGGCGCGCAGTTCACCCGCAACACCGCCGCCCGCTACACCTGGACGGCGCTGAGCGTCGCGGTGGCGCTCGCGGTGCTCAACCACCGGCTCTACATCCCGATCCGCCGCCACCTCAAGCACCGGCTGCACATCTCGCACATCGTGGCCGAGGCGCCGGACACCTTCAGCATCTACATCAAGGGCAAGCGGATCGACGACCTCAACGCGGTCGGCGGCCAGTACTTCCGCTGGCGCTTCATGGCCCGCGGCGTGTGGTACCAGTCGCATCCCTTCTCCCTCTCCGCCCACCCGACCGACGACACGCTGCGGCTGACGATCAAGGGCGTCGGGGCCTACACGCGCCGGCTCAAGCGCCGGCTGCGGCCCGGCCAGCGCGTGTTCGCCGACGGCCCGTACGGCGCCTTCACGGCCGTGCTGCGGCGGCGCAAGCGGGTGCTGCTGCTCGGCGGCGGCGTCGGGGTGACCCCGCTGCGGGCCATCGCCGAGACGCTGGAGGGCAACGAGCGCGACGTGATCTTCGCGCAGCGGGCCAGCTCCGAGCACGAGCTGCTGATGGCGGACGAGCTGTGGCGGATGCAGCGGCAGGGCAAGCTGACCTTCCTGCCCATCCTCGGCAAGCGCGGCAAGGATCCGAAGGAGGATCCGATGCACCCGCAGCAGCTGCTGTGGCGGATCCCGGACCTGCGTGAGCGGGAGGTGTTCATCTGCGGCTCGCCCGGCATGGTGGGCGCGTCCATCCGCAATCTGCGCAAAGCGGGGGTCAAGCGGCGCTACATCCACAGCGAACTCTTCGACTTCTAA
- a CDS encoding FMN-binding protein, producing MRKFVFCVVASIAVMAAVILDKAYTSPRPSAALDDVSASASTRTAVGPEIALAHGIVQVQVTCVGSRIVDVKALQLPHDNNHSWEDSQHAAAVLRGEVLRKQSYHLDAVSGATYTSEAYLQSLQAALDVAAPPAPKMSATAIQ from the coding sequence ATGCGCAAATTCGTCTTCTGCGTCGTGGCCTCGATCGCGGTGATGGCCGCGGTCATCCTGGACAAGGCGTACACGTCGCCGCGGCCCTCGGCCGCGCTCGACGACGTCAGCGCCTCGGCGAGCACCCGCACCGCGGTCGGCCCCGAGATCGCGTTGGCGCACGGCATCGTGCAGGTGCAGGTCACCTGTGTCGGCTCCCGGATCGTGGACGTCAAGGCGTTGCAGCTGCCGCACGACAACAACCACTCCTGGGAGGACTCGCAGCACGCGGCGGCCGTGCTGCGCGGCGAGGTGCTCCGCAAGCAGAGCTACCACCTCGACGCGGTCAGCGGAGCCACCTACACCAGCGAGGCCTACCTGCAGTCGCTGCAGGCGGCGCTGGACGTGGCGGCACCGCCGGCGCCCAAGATGTCGGCGACGGCGATCCAGTAA
- the tsaD gene encoding tRNA (adenosine(37)-N6)-threonylcarbamoyltransferase complex transferase subunit TsaD: MTADQPIVLGFETSCDETGVGIVRGTELLADAVATSVDEHARYGGVVPEVASRAHLEAMVPTVRRALDQAGLKLSDIDAVAVTSGPGLAGALLVGVAAAKAYALALGKPIYGVNHLAAHVCVDQLEHGPLPQPAMALLVSGGHSSLLLVPDVATDIRPLGNTIDDAAGEAFDKVARVLGLGFPGGPLIDKAAREGGDPQAIAFPRGLTGPRDAPFDFSFSGLKTAVARWIEARERAGEPVPVADVAASFQEAVVDVLTRKALRACKEHGVEHLLIGGGVAANSRLRALAVERAEAVGIRVRVPRPGLCTDNGAMVAALGAQLVASGVAPSALDLPADSSMPVTEVVA; this comes from the coding sequence ATGACCGCCGACCAGCCGATCGTGCTCGGCTTCGAGACCTCCTGCGACGAGACCGGGGTCGGCATCGTGCGCGGCACGGAGCTGCTCGCCGACGCGGTGGCCACCAGCGTCGACGAGCACGCCCGCTACGGCGGCGTGGTGCCGGAGGTGGCCTCGCGGGCGCACCTGGAGGCGATGGTGCCCACCGTGCGCCGCGCCCTGGACCAGGCCGGCCTCAAGCTCTCCGACATCGACGCGGTGGCGGTCACCTCGGGCCCGGGCCTGGCCGGCGCGCTGCTGGTCGGGGTGGCCGCGGCCAAGGCGTACGCGCTGGCGCTGGGCAAGCCGATCTACGGGGTCAACCACCTGGCCGCGCACGTGTGCGTGGACCAGCTCGAGCACGGCCCGCTGCCGCAGCCGGCGATGGCGCTGCTGGTCTCCGGCGGCCACTCCTCGCTGCTGCTGGTGCCGGACGTGGCCACCGACATCCGCCCGCTGGGCAACACGATCGACGACGCGGCCGGCGAGGCCTTCGACAAGGTGGCCCGGGTGCTCGGCCTCGGCTTCCCGGGCGGTCCGCTGATCGACAAGGCGGCGCGCGAGGGCGGCGACCCGCAGGCCATCGCCTTCCCGCGCGGGCTGACCGGCCCGCGTGACGCGCCGTTCGACTTCTCCTTCTCCGGCTTGAAGACCGCGGTCGCGCGGTGGATCGAGGCGAGGGAGCGGGCCGGCGAGCCGGTGCCGGTGGCCGACGTGGCCGCCTCGTTCCAGGAGGCCGTGGTGGACGTGCTCACCCGCAAGGCACTGCGCGCCTGCAAGGAGCACGGCGTCGAGCATCTGCTGATCGGCGGCGGCGTCGCGGCCAACTCGCGGCTGCGCGCGCTGGCGGTGGAGCGGGCCGAGGCGGTGGGAATCAGGGTTCGGGTACCGCGGCCGGGCCTGTGCACCGACAACGGCGCCATGGTGGCCGCGCTGGGTGCGCAGCTGGTCGCCAGCGGCGTGGCACCGAGCGCGTTGGACCTGCCGGCCGACTCCTCGATGCCGGTGACCGAGGTCGTCGCGTAA